The nucleotide window CCACAGTTCCTAGCTACTAAACAGAGTTATGAagacttaaaacttttaaccaaCATTTAATGGACACCTCAAAACCTATAATTTTAGcattaaaactatttattaagataagtaaaattcagtttttattaCAGGTGATGGTGTTCCATGACACTATGGCATAGAGGTAGATGAATTGGTATTGTCGCAGTGTAATATTGTGGGATGAAATGGTAGCTCAACGGTTTCTATGCCTGGATTTATTGAACTGGAAAGCGACAACTGGCCCAATTGAGCGTACATTAGTGCATCATCCATCAGacgttttgcaaaaattttttgatctgGCTTCAATTTGCGGAACGTCACCGCCCACGATTCACTATAAATATCAGCATCATCTTTGTTATGATTCTGGCGGGAGTTTTGGATTTGTTGATGATTAACATCCGTTTGTAGAAAAATAGTTGGATCAAATGCCTGTTTTTTAAAGCTTGGttcctgcaaaaaaaaaagaacaaattaaaaaaatacatacaaaaaaacaaatttgaaatttctatccATTCTTTGCCCAATAATACCAAAGAATGGATAGAAATTGCTGAGAATTTCGAAATGAGGTGAAACTTCAAGCACTGTGtttaacacaaagggacctacATATACTTCATGAACCCAAGTGAGCTGTTCTTCAGTGTTTCTACTAGACGGCTGCCTGATAAATGTAAGACCCcattcacactaggcaatttaatTGCGCAAGTCTTTTGTTTTTAGATatcagaggtaatgtcgggttaggCAAGAGACTTgcacaactaaattgcctagtgtgaaaggggtatAATATCCCCTGATGCTTTAGTCAATCAAAATTGAAGCAACaatatgatgattttttttaaattaaccaaTCCTGAAAAATTGCCTTTATCAGACTATCTAGctccatatgtatgtattagttGCTGATGTTGCTGTTTCCACTTTTGGACAACTTAATAAAAAACCCTACAGCCGGCATAATTTAagttatacagcccaattaagaataaaaattccgcgggagttttttcccttttctcatttttcctattcaatttcaatgagaaaaaacacccgcggaacaaactcccgcggaattttttattcataattgggctgatagtatatcaaaatagaaaataaaacttactttttcaatttcttcCTCAAATGAGTCATCATCAATTGCAGCAATTTCATCCAGTTGGTTGGTTACTTGATCCCGTAAAAAATCTAAATGATCAAAATACCACAATGTTGGTACATATAAATGTTCGGAGTCTGCACCAGATTTCTCACTTCTTCTAATTTTCTGTAATTCACGTCTATGGCAGGCTCTAATTGCATGATACTTCTTTTTTGTCATTTCAATTGTAgcatttttatcaaattctttaaatttcgaTAAAAGTTTTTCCCACGATTTTTGTTTCTCGTTTTTGTCTTTATATTTTTCACTGTTGATTTGCCAAATtgcattattttcttttagaattTCAATGAATTCAGTTAAAAATTGCTTGCTAACCATCTTCGCAATGAATTCATATGTACTATGTACAATTTGACGTTCCGTTGTAAACTAAAATGAAAACATTGTAAAATGTTCGCGCACAACAAGCCCACAAAAGAGCTGATTTGTTCGTGCTCGATGTCTTGTTACTTGTTCGATGACTATATTTGTTCGATGTGTTATGTTCGTTATGTGTGGAGAAATGGTATGCTGCTAACAAATCACACGCACAAATCTCACTCGTGTGTGGGCAGTTTTAGTGGGTTTGTgcacgaacatttttttttcattttagtttaCAACGAACCTAAACATCTGTGACGAAACGTCAAATTgtaattattattgaaatttggcaaatcaatatctggattactaagtcattaatatagataatatggatatctaatgatagatatttcaaagtcaattgcaacgacatatataaggttggacctaaaatgggtcaaaatcgggaaaaaaaaattttaacccgatttttttttttcaacaaaaaaattattttaattttaaaaaaaaaattaaaaagcaattttgaaaaataaaaattaaaaaaaaaaaaataacattttgttttcctaaaaatatttaaaatttttattttaaagtataatttggtgaagggtatataagattcatcaCACCCGAATATATCCCTCTTACTTGttgtaattcaaatttcaaaatcgtttgggatttgaaattttttgttaaaaagaacGGTCAGCAAATGTCCTGCAGAATGTTGGATCATCATAAGTCAAatacacaaagtatacagaggcgtcacgagacagaaaataatatagttctatatttgtttcatttttagtaactgcccttttcattttgttttagtcttaattttctgccgcaataattcaatttctttccgatttagtttgatgcaatcatttatttttgtaatatttcacttttaattgccattgtacatgtggagttttagtttgtaaatgtaaaaaacaaccaagaattttgtttcatttaaatttacacgtatacaatacacacatttttataattttccattttaaaaaattttgtgccacagactacgaaaaaattgtcttacaaatttatttgttagttttgttcacatttctttgtctaccaaattcgtgttgtatatagcgttttgctttaacacatcactgatattgtagtacaaaatatattgctatctctttttatgagaactgccctaacatctgatttggcgttttttaaacgtcaaatttgacacttctgtatattctgtgtcaaatattagaaaatttattcatcTAACAAAATTGACActagatttttgttttcatctAGTAGGTATTTCTTACATGATTGTTCTTATTAGAAGTTTTGAAAGTTCGTTATGAATTAAGTAAATGGTTGGAAATTTAcactttattgcaaaaattgcaCCAGATGTCTGAATACTTGTAATAAGATACTTACAAGACTGTGAAACAAATCTAAATAACAAACTGATGATTtcgttttttgtttcatttaaaattttttaaattgacaatAGGTTGTGCCGATGTTATTGCCGATTTCAAAGGCACCTCTCCTTTGAAATTAAGTTCCAGATTTGCTGAATAGCCATCCAAAGGCTGGTTGTATTTGGGATACCCCTTTCTTTACATCAGTCCATAAATTCTCGATTGGATTTAGATCTGGGGATAGAGGTGGTCATTCCATCACGTTTATTTTATTGTCCTGAAACCtctttttttcaagtttgctGGTCATGCTGGAAGACCAAAACCAGTGGAATTTCCTCAGAAACATTACTTCCTGGAGGATATTAAGTGAGACTGTCTTATCCATGATTGTTTTGATCCAATATATGGGTCATATTCCATAGTAGGAAAAGCACCCCcaaaccataattttta belongs to Calliphora vicina chromosome 4, idCalVici1.1, whole genome shotgun sequence and includes:
- the LOC135958790 gene encoding uncharacterized protein LOC135958790, whose protein sequence is MVSKQFLTEFIEILKENNAIWQINSEKYKDKNEKQKSWEKLLSKFKEFDKNATIEMTKKKYHAIRACHRRELQKIRRSEKSGADSEHLYVPTLWYFDHLDFLRDQVTNQLDEIAAIDDDSFEEEIEKEPSFKKQAFDPTIFLQTDVNHQQIQNSRQNHNKDDADIYSESWAVTFRKLKPDQKIFAKRLMDDALMYAQLGQLSLSSSINPGIETVELPFHPTILHCDNTNSSTSMP